The Pontibacillus halophilus JSM 076056 = DSM 19796 sequence GTCTGGATAATGCATGGCTAACCCGGTAGCTATCTCCTGAAAATGTAAGTACATGAGCGTGGTGTATGACACGATCAACTAAAGCTGCTGTTAGCCTCGAGTCTACAAATATTCGATTCCACTGACTAAATTCCAAA is a genomic window containing:
- a CDS encoding ATP-binding protein: VDLIILDEMGYIPFSKEGAELLFQLITDWYEQKSIIITSNLEFSQWNRIFVDSRLTAALVDRVIHHAHVLTFSGDSYRVSHALSRQNY